A genome region from Blautia coccoides includes the following:
- a CDS encoding GNAT family N-acetyltransferase: MEFVSIDETNRECVNEFIESQWPTTEMVIRGKIVDMTRTEGIVVREKGNIVGLLTYLIRDGICEIISLDSRQEGRGIGRTLIGKAKETAVKRKCRRLTVITTNDNIQAIRFYQRCGFDMSHLYHNALNYSRKLKPEIPLIGANGIPLMHEIEFVMDLQP, from the coding sequence ATGGAATTCGTTTCGATCGATGAGACAAACCGGGAATGCGTCAATGAATTTATAGAGAGCCAATGGCCCACAACAGAGATGGTCATTCGCGGAAAAATTGTGGATATGACCCGGACAGAGGGTATTGTTGTCCGGGAAAAAGGAAATATTGTAGGACTTCTGACGTATCTGATCAGAGACGGAATCTGTGAGATCATATCCCTGGACAGCCGTCAGGAGGGACGTGGGATCGGGAGAACACTGATCGGGAAGGCAAAGGAGACAGCAGTCAAGAGAAAATGCAGAAGGCTGACGGTTATCACAACAAATGATAACATCCAGGCAATCCGCTTCTATCAGCGCTGTGGATTTGATATGTCCCATCTGTATCACAACGCGCTGAACTATTCAAGAAAGCTGAAACCGGAGATTCCTCTGATCGGGGCAAATGGAATCCCTCTGATGCACGAGATAGAATTTGTGATGGATTTGCAGCCTTAA
- the hydF gene encoding [FeFe] hydrogenase H-cluster maturation GTPase HydF: MSLNASPSANRVHISFFGRRNTGKSSLLNAVTGQDMAVVSYVKGTTTDPVQKAMELLPIGPVLLIDTPGMDDDQEGLGALRVKKAEQVLHKTDVAVLVVEAGKELVPMEQQLIELFEKRELPYLVVFNKVDLLAEERKPKTDHEIYVSARKGIHIFELKEKLGSLAKEGQERPLVKDLVSPGDFVLLVIPIDKAAPKGRLILPQQQVIRELLDTGAVPLAVQDDRVGEVLGRLGEKPRLVITDSQVFGKVDKAVPAEIPLTSFSILFARYKGILSGALEGAYALDSLKDGEKVLISEGCTHHRQCNDIGTVKMPGWIEKHTGKKPEYVFTSGTGFPEDLTPYRLVIHCGGCMLNEREMQWRRNQAGSQGVPMTNYGIAIAHMNGILQRSLEIFR; encoded by the coding sequence ATGAGTCTCAATGCATCACCCTCTGCAAACCGGGTACATATCAGCTTTTTCGGACGCCGCAACACCGGAAAGTCCAGTCTGTTAAATGCGGTCACAGGACAAGATATGGCAGTGGTATCATATGTGAAGGGCACCACTACCGATCCGGTCCAAAAAGCTATGGAGCTTCTTCCCATAGGCCCTGTTCTGCTCATTGACACGCCGGGGATGGATGACGACCAGGAAGGCCTTGGGGCGCTTCGGGTAAAAAAGGCGGAGCAGGTACTTCACAAAACAGATGTTGCAGTCCTGGTTGTGGAGGCAGGGAAAGAGTTGGTTCCTATGGAACAGCAGCTCATAGAGCTTTTTGAAAAGAGAGAGCTGCCGTATCTTGTGGTCTTCAACAAAGTAGATCTGCTGGCAGAGGAAAGAAAACCAAAGACAGACCATGAAATCTATGTAAGTGCCCGGAAAGGCATTCATATCTTTGAGCTGAAAGAGAAACTGGGGAGCCTTGCAAAAGAAGGACAGGAGCGTCCCCTGGTAAAAGATCTGGTATCACCGGGAGACTTTGTACTCCTGGTGATACCCATTGACAAAGCGGCTCCAAAGGGAAGGCTTATACTGCCCCAGCAGCAGGTGATCAGAGAACTGTTAGACACAGGGGCGGTTCCCCTGGCAGTACAGGATGACAGAGTAGGGGAGGTGCTTGGACGCCTTGGGGAAAAGCCGCGGCTTGTCATTACGGACAGTCAGGTGTTCGGGAAGGTGGACAAAGCGGTCCCGGCTGAGATACCTCTTACCTCTTTTTCCATTCTCTTTGCCCGGTATAAGGGAATCTTGTCCGGGGCGCTGGAGGGCGCTTATGCACTTGACAGCCTGAAGGACGGGGAGAAAGTATTGATCAGTGAAGGCTGTACGCATCATCGGCAGTGTAACGATATCGGCACTGTGAAGATGCCGGGCTGGATTGAAAAACATACGGGAAAAAAGCCGGAGTATGTATTTACATCGGGAACCGGATTTCCGGAAGATCTGACTCCGTACCGGCTGGTAATACACTGCGGCGGCTGCATGCTGAATGAGCGTGAAATGCAGTGGCGCAGAAATCAGGCCGGCTCCCAGGGAGTGCCCATGACAAACTACGGCATAGCTATTGCGCATATGAACGGTATTTTGCAGCGGAGCCTGGAAATATTCCGGTGA
- a CDS encoding nucleotidyl transferase AbiEii/AbiGii toxin family protein gives MADKAASVLAKLKNKAKTSGISYQQCLQLFVQEEFLRKLSKSEYEENLILKGGLFIYTLTNFESRPTIDVDFLLRAASNSIEDVKDMIDKIINTPTGNEYISMIAKGFEEISPQRKYHGISAQIIAQIKNVRVPFNVDIGLGDIIVPKAEQRKINTQLPDFEEPLIQTYSLESTIAEKFDAILQRFELTGRMKDFYDIFYLAGTFDFDGAKLQAAIYETLQRRGTPYDKDSFKHVAALAHVEDMQKRWKYFLKNIKEDTLEFSAVINVIQNFLEPVLDTIMNEEDWQQEWRSNMSRWSNMKGAMEHDKSN, from the coding sequence ATGGCTGACAAGGCGGCATCCGTTCTTGCGAAACTTAAAAATAAAGCAAAAACTTCTGGTATCAGTTATCAGCAATGCCTGCAGCTTTTTGTGCAGGAGGAATTTTTGAGGAAACTTTCAAAGTCGGAGTATGAGGAAAATCTTATCCTCAAAGGTGGACTGTTCATTTATACACTTACTAATTTTGAAAGCCGACCTACAATAGATGTGGATTTTCTTCTTCGGGCAGCATCTAATTCCATTGAAGATGTCAAAGATATGATCGACAAGATAATCAATACGCCGACAGGTAATGAATACATTTCTATGATTGCCAAAGGATTTGAGGAAATTTCACCACAGAGGAAATACCATGGTATCAGCGCACAGATTATCGCTCAGATAAAAAATGTGCGAGTCCCCTTCAATGTTGATATAGGTTTGGGTGATATTATTGTGCCAAAGGCAGAACAGCGTAAAATCAATACACAGCTTCCAGATTTTGAAGAACCTCTTATCCAGACTTATTCCCTTGAAAGCACCATTGCAGAAAAGTTTGACGCAATTCTTCAGCGGTTTGAATTAACGGGGCGGATGAAAGATTTCTATGACATATTCTATCTGGCAGGAACTTTTGATTTTGACGGAGCGAAGTTGCAAGCCGCTATTTATGAAACCTTACAACGGCGTGGCACGCCATATGATAAAGACAGCTTTAAACATGTTGCTGCACTTGCCCATGTTGAGGATATGCAGAAGCGGTGGAAATATTTTTTGAAGAATATCAAAGAGGATACACTTGAGTTTTCGGCAGTCATTAATGTAATACAAAATTTTCTTGAACCTGTATTGGATACAATTATGAATGAGGAAGATTGGCAGCAAGAATGGAGAAGTAATATGAGCAGATGGTCAAATATGAAGGGGGCTATGGAACACGACAAAAGCAACTGA
- the hydE gene encoding [FeFe] hydrogenase H-cluster radical SAM maturase HydE produces the protein MKEHLFDSIDCLEAGESLDRQTLTALIEGRDEKLAGYLFGKAARMREKYYGNRIYIRGLIEFTNYCKNDCYYCGIRKGNRRAERYRLGREEIMECCRKGYALGFRTFVLQGGEDPWYTDDRITELVMSIKKEYSDCAVTLSVGEKERESYQRFFDAGADRYLLRHETVCEEHYGTLHPPSMSYAHRQECLRSLKDIGFQTGCGFMVGTPGQTPENLADELIFLKDFQPAMVGIGPFIPHRDTPFGNKAPGSAELTLYLLGLIRLLLPKVLLPATTALGTIAGDGRERGILAGANVVMPNLSASLVQGKYELYDHKIYTGAENAAELELLRSRMEKIGCEVTVDRGDTKMETR, from the coding sequence ATGAAAGAGCATTTATTTGACAGTATTGACTGTCTGGAAGCAGGAGAATCCCTTGACAGGCAAACCCTCACAGCGCTGATCGAGGGGCGGGATGAGAAGCTTGCCGGATATCTGTTCGGCAAAGCAGCGAGGATGCGGGAAAAATATTACGGAAACCGCATTTACATCAGAGGACTGATCGAGTTTACCAATTACTGCAAAAACGACTGCTACTACTGCGGGATCCGAAAAGGAAACCGCAGGGCGGAACGTTACCGTCTGGGCAGGGAAGAAATTATGGAGTGCTGCCGGAAAGGTTATGCCCTTGGGTTCAGGACCTTTGTGCTCCAGGGGGGCGAGGACCCCTGGTATACGGATGACAGGATCACAGAGCTGGTCATGTCCATAAAAAAGGAATACAGTGACTGTGCGGTGACACTCTCTGTGGGGGAAAAGGAGAGGGAGAGTTACCAGAGATTTTTTGATGCAGGGGCAGACAGATATCTGCTCAGGCACGAGACTGTGTGCGAGGAGCACTACGGCACGCTGCATCCGCCCTCCATGTCCTATGCCCACAGGCAGGAATGCCTGAGGAGTCTAAAGGACATTGGATTTCAGACAGGATGCGGCTTTATGGTGGGAACTCCCGGACAGACACCGGAGAATCTGGCAGATGAGCTGATATTTTTAAAGGATTTTCAGCCTGCAATGGTGGGGATCGGGCCTTTCATTCCCCACAGGGATACTCCTTTTGGGAATAAGGCTCCGGGGAGCGCAGAGCTTACTCTGTACCTGCTGGGACTGATTCGGCTGCTGCTTCCCAAAGTCCTGCTTCCCGCCACAACTGCTCTGGGCACCATTGCCGGCGACGGACGGGAGCGGGGGATACTGGCAGGGGCCAATGTGGTCATGCCGAATTTATCGGCTTCCCTGGTACAGGGAAAATACGAACTGTACGACCATAAAATCTATACAGGCGCAGAAAATGCCGCCGAACTGGAACTTCTTCGCAGCCGTATGGAGAAAATCGGCTGTGAAGTGACTGTAGACCGGGGGGACACCAAAATGGAAACCCGGTAA
- a CDS encoding NADH-ubiquinone oxidoreductase-F iron-sulfur binding region domain-containing protein: MIIENRESLKKEQEAARKQIDSFECRILICAGTGCVATGSQKIYERMQELCKDMPGVSVEFEGHVPHIGVVKTGCQGICELGPLMRIEPLHYQYVKVQMDDCEEIFKRTVLNKEPVERLFYKKGEESFPTPDDIPFIAKQTRITLENCGRFDAESLDEYIASGGYSALSKALFDMSPKDVIDEVDKSGLRGRGGGGFPTGKKWKQVAAHTDVKEHYVVCNGDEGDPGAFMDGSVMEGDPYRLIEGMTIAAYAVNAQDGYIYVRAEYPLSVERLTHAIAQAEEKGLLGDNILGTDFSFHMHINRGAGAFVCGEGSALTASIEGDRGMPRVKPPRTVDQGLWAKPTVLNNVETFANVPGIVMKGADWFRTIGTEGSPGTKTFSITGSIENTGLIEVPMGTSLREMIYDIGGGIKGGGEFKAVQIGGPSGGCLTAEHLDVGLDFDSVKKYDAIMGSGGLVVMDENTCMVEVARFFMSFTQRESCGKCVPCREGTKRMLEILERIVDDKGKIEDLDTLEELAAMVKNMALCGLGKSAPLPVISTLKTFRNEYEEHILEHKCAAKCCTAMRRFLINPEFCKGCGKCAKNCPVGAITGVRKQAYHIDNELCIKCGACKDNCAFDAIYVEA; encoded by the coding sequence ATGATTATCGAAAACAGAGAGTCTCTGAAAAAAGAGCAGGAGGCCGCCCGGAAACAGATTGATTCTTTTGAATGCCGTATCCTGATCTGCGCCGGAACCGGCTGTGTTGCTACCGGCTCACAGAAAATTTACGAAAGAATGCAGGAACTCTGTAAGGACATGCCCGGTGTTTCCGTAGAATTTGAAGGCCATGTTCCTCACATCGGAGTTGTGAAGACCGGCTGCCAGGGTATCTGTGAACTTGGACCCCTGATGCGGATCGAACCCCTGCATTATCAATATGTAAAGGTACAGATGGACGACTGTGAGGAAATCTTTAAACGCACCGTCCTGAACAAAGAACCTGTGGAACGCCTGTTCTACAAAAAGGGCGAGGAATCCTTCCCCACACCGGATGATATCCCATTCATTGCCAAGCAGACCAGGATCACTTTGGAAAACTGCGGACGCTTTGACGCGGAATCTCTGGATGAATACATAGCTTCCGGCGGTTACAGCGCTCTGTCAAAGGCCCTTTTTGATATGTCTCCAAAAGACGTCATTGACGAGGTAGACAAATCCGGTCTGCGCGGAAGAGGCGGCGGCGGATTCCCCACCGGCAAAAAATGGAAACAGGTGGCCGCCCACACAGACGTAAAAGAACACTATGTTGTCTGTAACGGCGACGAGGGTGACCCGGGCGCATTCATGGATGGAAGCGTTATGGAAGGGGATCCCTACCGTCTCATCGAAGGAATGACCATTGCCGCCTATGCAGTCAATGCACAGGACGGTTATATTTATGTGCGTGCGGAGTATCCGCTCTCTGTGGAACGGCTCACACACGCCATAGCACAGGCCGAGGAAAAAGGCCTGCTGGGAGACAATATCCTGGGAACTGATTTCTCGTTCCATATGCATATCAACCGCGGCGCCGGAGCCTTTGTCTGCGGCGAGGGCTCTGCTCTGACTGCCTCCATTGAAGGCGACAGAGGCATGCCCCGTGTAAAACCGCCCAGAACTGTTGACCAGGGACTTTGGGCCAAACCTACGGTTCTGAACAATGTAGAAACCTTTGCCAATGTTCCCGGTATTGTCATGAAAGGCGCTGACTGGTTCCGCACCATCGGAACAGAGGGCAGCCCCGGAACGAAGACCTTCTCCATCACCGGTTCTATTGAGAACACCGGTCTGATCGAAGTTCCCATGGGAACCTCACTGCGTGAGATGATCTATGATATCGGCGGCGGCATCAAAGGCGGCGGAGAATTCAAAGCCGTACAGATCGGCGGTCCTTCCGGCGGATGTCTCACGGCTGAACACCTGGATGTAGGCCTGGATTTTGACAGTGTTAAAAAATACGATGCCATCATGGGTTCCGGCGGACTGGTTGTCATGGACGAGAATACCTGTATGGTGGAGGTTGCCCGTTTCTTCATGAGCTTTACCCAGAGGGAATCCTGCGGAAAATGTGTTCCCTGCCGTGAGGGAACCAAACGTATGCTGGAGATCCTGGAACGCATCGTAGACGATAAAGGAAAGATCGAGGATCTTGACACCCTGGAAGAGCTGGCTGCCATGGTTAAGAATATGGCTCTGTGCGGTCTGGGCAAGAGCGCCCCCCTTCCTGTTATCAGCACTTTAAAAACCTTCCGCAATGAGTACGAGGAGCACATTCTAGAACACAAGTGTGCCGCCAAATGCTGTACTGCTATGCGCCGTTTCCTTATTAATCCTGAGTTCTGCAAAGGCTGCGGCAAATGTGCAAAGAACTGTCCAGTTGGAGCGATCACCGGCGTGCGCAAGCAAGCTTATCATATTGACAACGAACTGTGTATCAAGTGCGGTGCCTGCAAAGACAACTGCGCCTTTGATGCCATTTACGTGGAAGCATAG
- a CDS encoding DUF1015 domain-containing protein: MAVIKPFCAVRPQENLASKVAALPYDVYNRKEAKEETEKNPYSFLKIDRPETQFPDDTDMYAPEVYKKARKIFWKMMEDGEFLQDVDPNFYLYELTRNGHVQTGIVACASIDDYLNGVIKKHENTRVEKEQDRIRHVDVLEAQTGPIFLAYRANADFRHLMEVKKKDFPIFDFVSEDGIRHRGWMIYESAMTHKIEKTFQSMDSIYIADGHHRAASAIKAGLKRRRENPNYTGREPFNYFLCTLFADEELEILDYNRVVKDLNGNSKEEFLEKIKERFQVSEPGTEAVSPREKGEFGMYLEDRWYKLNIKDTYRSEDVVDGLDVALLQNNLLEPVLGIREPAKDPRIDFIGGIRGLDELEKRVHTDCKAAFSMYPTSMKELFAVADAGRLMPPKSTWFEPKLRSGLFIHRI; the protein is encoded by the coding sequence ATGGCGGTAATAAAACCATTTTGTGCAGTGCGCCCTCAGGAAAACCTGGCTTCAAAGGTGGCCGCACTGCCTTATGATGTATATAACAGAAAAGAGGCGAAAGAGGAGACAGAGAAAAATCCATATTCCTTCCTGAAAATCGACCGGCCGGAAACACAGTTTCCGGATGATACGGATATGTACGCGCCGGAAGTGTACAAAAAGGCAAGAAAGATATTCTGGAAAATGATGGAAGATGGGGAGTTCCTGCAGGATGTGGACCCGAACTTTTATCTCTATGAGCTTACCAGAAACGGACATGTACAGACCGGGATCGTGGCATGCGCATCTATTGATGATTATCTGAATGGGGTGATCAAAAAGCATGAGAATACCAGGGTTGAGAAGGAACAGGACCGCATTCGTCATGTAGATGTATTGGAAGCGCAGACAGGTCCCATCTTTTTGGCTTACCGCGCAAATGCGGATTTCAGACATTTGATGGAGGTTAAGAAAAAAGATTTCCCCATATTTGACTTTGTGTCAGAAGACGGGATCCGTCACAGAGGCTGGATGATCTATGAGTCAGCCATGACCCACAAAATAGAAAAAACATTTCAGTCCATGGACAGCATATATATTGCGGACGGTCATCACAGGGCGGCTTCGGCTATCAAGGCAGGGCTAAAGCGGCGGCGGGAGAATCCCAATTACACAGGCAGGGAGCCTTTTAATTATTTCCTGTGCACCCTGTTTGCCGATGAGGAACTGGAAATTCTGGATTATAACCGTGTAGTAAAAGATCTGAACGGCAATTCAAAGGAGGAGTTCCTGGAGAAAATAAAGGAGCGCTTCCAGGTGTCAGAACCGGGAACAGAGGCGGTTTCTCCCCGGGAAAAGGGAGAATTCGGCATGTATCTGGAGGACAGATGGTATAAGCTGAACATTAAGGATACATACCGCTCGGAGGATGTGGTGGATGGGCTTGATGTGGCCCTCCTTCAGAATAATCTGCTGGAACCTGTGCTGGGGATTCGGGAGCCTGCAAAAGATCCGCGCATTGACTTTATAGGAGGGATACGGGGACTGGATGAGCTGGAAAAGCGTGTACACACGGACTGTAAGGCAGCGTTTTCCATGTATCCGACTTCCATGAAGGAGCTTTTTGCCGTGGCGGATGCAGGCAGGCTCATGCCGCCAAAATCTACTTGGTTTGAGCCAAAACTCAGAAGCGGATTGTTTATTCACAGGATATAA
- the hydG gene encoding [FeFe] hydrogenase H-cluster radical SAM maturase HydG, with the protein MSYDPKSLKAEEFISHEEIQETLAYAEANKHNEALIDQILEKAKLRKGLTHREASVLLDCDIEEKNQEIYKLAEQIKKDFYGNRIVMFAPLYLSNYCINGCVYCPYHRKNKHIARKKLTQEEIIKEVTALQDMGHKRLALEAGEDPLNNPIEYILESIKTIYSIKHKNGAIRRVNVNIAATTVEDYRKLKEAGIGTYILFQETYHKESYKKLHPTGPKSNYDYHTEAMDRAMEGGIDDVGLGVLFGLELYRYEFAGLLMHAEHLEAVHGVGPHTISVPRVKHADDIDPSAFDNGIDDDIFAKLVACIRIAVPYTGMIISTRESKECRERVLHLGISQISGASRTSVGGYSEPEPEDENSEQFDVSDKRTLDEVVHWLMDMKYIPSFCTACYREGRTGDRFMSLCKTGQIQNCCHPNALMTLKEFLMDYASPETRKIGEELIQSELVNIPRERTREIVVERLAKIENGERDFRF; encoded by the coding sequence ATGAGTTACGATCCGAAATCACTGAAAGCAGAGGAATTTATTTCCCATGAAGAAATCCAGGAGACACTTGCCTACGCTGAGGCAAATAAGCACAATGAGGCGCTTATTGACCAGATCCTGGAAAAGGCAAAGCTTCGCAAAGGACTGACCCACAGGGAAGCTTCTGTACTGCTGGACTGCGACATCGAGGAGAAAAACCAGGAGATCTACAAACTGGCTGAACAGATTAAAAAGGATTTCTACGGGAACCGGATTGTTATGTTTGCGCCCCTTTATCTGTCCAATTACTGTATCAACGGCTGTGTATACTGTCCTTATCACAGGAAAAACAAGCATATAGCCAGGAAGAAACTGACCCAGGAGGAGATCATAAAAGAGGTAACAGCGTTGCAGGATATGGGGCACAAGCGCCTTGCTCTGGAGGCAGGTGAGGATCCTCTCAATAACCCCATTGAATATATCCTGGAGAGCATTAAGACTATTTACAGTATCAAGCATAAAAACGGCGCTATCCGCCGCGTCAACGTAAATATAGCGGCTACCACAGTGGAGGATTACAGGAAATTAAAAGAAGCCGGTATCGGCACCTATATTCTTTTCCAGGAAACCTATCATAAAGAGAGCTATAAAAAGCTTCATCCCACAGGGCCGAAGAGCAATTATGATTATCACACAGAGGCCATGGACAGAGCCATGGAAGGCGGCATTGACGATGTAGGTCTGGGCGTACTGTTCGGACTGGAGTTGTACCGCTATGAATTTGCAGGTCTTCTCATGCATGCGGAACATTTAGAGGCGGTCCACGGTGTCGGGCCTCATACCATCAGCGTTCCGAGAGTAAAGCACGCGGACGATATTGATCCCTCTGCCTTTGATAACGGCATTGACGATGATATATTCGCAAAACTGGTTGCCTGTATCCGTATCGCAGTGCCTTATACAGGTATGATCATCTCCACGAGAGAGAGCAAAGAATGTAGGGAAAGGGTACTTCACCTGGGTATTTCCCAGATAAGCGGTGCATCCAGGACAAGTGTGGGCGGTTACAGTGAACCGGAACCAGAGGATGAGAATTCCGAGCAGTTTGACGTGTCGGATAAGAGAACCCTGGATGAGGTGGTGCACTGGCTGATGGATATGAAATACATCCCCAGCTTCTGTACGGCGTGCTACAGGGAAGGAAGGACTGGAGACAGGTTTATGAGTCTCTGTAAGACAGGACAGATCCAGAACTGCTGCCATCCCAATGCACTGATGACGCTGAAGGAGTTTCTTATGGACTATGCAAGCCCTGAGACAAGAAAGATTGGGGAGGAACTGATCCAGTCAGAGCTTGTGAACATCCCAAGAGAGAGAACAAGGGAGATTGTTGTGGAGCGCCTGGCAAAGATTGAGAATGGAGAGAGGGATTTCCGTTTCTGA
- a CDS encoding type IV toxin-antitoxin system AbiEi family antitoxin domain-containing protein, with product MFEQKDIRVIRDIFSRYNYVMTTAELKSAKLYYADIQRLMEEGLIEKVKWGYYHWIEAFGGSEVIIINKLFPDAVLCMETALFYYEYSDRNPTEWNLAIDKNASRQRVKIDYPFVKAYRTENVLLPIGETRGEIDSIEVRIYDRDRTICDVLRNMNRMDKEIFNKAIQGYVKDSKKNIPNLMQYAKALRVQKRVKDLIGVWL from the coding sequence ATGTTTGAACAAAAAGATATTAGAGTCATTAGGGATATATTCTCAAGGTACAATTATGTTATGACAACAGCTGAACTAAAGTCAGCAAAACTATATTATGCAGATATTCAGCGGCTTATGGAAGAAGGCCTGATAGAAAAAGTTAAATGGGGTTACTATCATTGGATTGAAGCATTTGGCGGCAGTGAGGTCATAATCATAAACAAACTTTTTCCCGATGCAGTTCTTTGTATGGAAACAGCTTTGTTCTATTACGAATACAGCGATAGAAATCCTACTGAATGGAATCTTGCAATTGACAAAAATGCTTCCAGACAGCGTGTAAAAATAGATTATCCTTTTGTCAAGGCATATCGTACTGAAAATGTACTACTTCCGATTGGCGAGACAAGAGGAGAGATAGATTCTATTGAAGTTCGCATCTATGACCGTGACCGTACAATCTGTGATGTATTACGAAACATGAATAGAATGGACAAAGAAATTTTTAACAAAGCAATCCAGGGTTATGTAAAAGATTCCAAAAAAAACATACCGAATCTTATGCAGTATGCAAAAGCCCTGCGAGTACAAAAACGAGTAAAAGATTTGATTGGAGTGTGGTTATGA
- a CDS encoding [FeFe] hydrogenase, group A: MGFMTIDGRKVEFTDEKNVLSVIRKAGINLPTLCYHSEVSTFGACRLCTVEDDRGRTFASCSEVPRDGMVIYTNSGRIKKYRKLIVELLLSAHCRDCTTCVKSGECVLQDLAHRMNITDVRFQNTREIRPLDTSSPSIVRDPNKCILCGDCVRACSEIQGLGVLGFAFRGTDAMAMPAFNKTLAETDCVSCGQCRIYCPTGAISIKTHMDEVWDAIADPGTRVVAQVAPAVRVAVGDAFGLDKGNSVMGKLVAVLHRMGFDEVYDTAFSADLTIMEESKEFLERLGDSSKLPLFTSCCPAWVKFLCDQYPEYKDNLSTCRSPQEMFSAVIKEYYRGYEKNQGKKTVVVSIMPCTAKKMEAIRPNSFTHGEQNTDIVITTTELIRMIKNSGIEFPTLIPEACDMPFGFGSGAGVIFGVTGGVTEAMLRRFADKHDKATMDTVAETGARGEEGIKEFSVTYKGIPLNVCVASGLANAQTVMERIKSGEAHYHIVEIMACRRGCIMGGGQPPRAGDRTKAARKDGLYKADNVTSIRKADENPLVMSLYDTLLKGKEHELLHNDSY, from the coding sequence ATGGGATTTATGACGATTGACGGTAGAAAAGTTGAATTTACCGATGAAAAGAATGTGCTTTCCGTCATCCGGAAAGCCGGAATCAATCTTCCGACACTCTGCTATCACTCTGAGGTTTCCACCTTCGGCGCCTGCCGGCTCTGTACTGTGGAGGATGACAGGGGACGTACTTTTGCCTCCTGCTCAGAGGTTCCCAGAGATGGAATGGTCATCTATACCAATTCCGGAAGAATTAAAAAATACAGAAAACTGATCGTGGAGCTTCTTCTCTCCGCCCACTGCCGTGACTGTACCACCTGTGTAAAGAGCGGCGAATGTGTACTGCAGGACTTAGCCCACAGAATGAATATCACGGATGTGCGTTTCCAGAATACAAGGGAAATCCGTCCCTTAGATACCAGCTCTCCCTCTATTGTCAGGGACCCTAACAAATGTATTCTCTGCGGCGACTGTGTACGTGCCTGTTCAGAGATCCAAGGGCTGGGCGTACTGGGCTTCGCCTTCCGCGGAACAGATGCCATGGCTATGCCTGCCTTCAATAAAACTTTGGCCGAGACAGACTGCGTAAGCTGCGGCCAGTGCCGTATCTACTGTCCCACAGGTGCCATCAGCATCAAGACTCATATGGATGAAGTATGGGATGCCATTGCCGACCCGGGTACCAGAGTCGTGGCCCAGGTAGCGCCGGCTGTACGTGTGGCAGTTGGGGATGCCTTTGGCCTGGACAAAGGAAACAGTGTCATGGGCAAACTGGTGGCTGTTCTGCACCGCATGGGATTTGATGAGGTTTACGATACAGCGTTCAGCGCTGACTTGACGATCATGGAGGAATCCAAGGAATTTCTGGAGCGCCTGGGTGACAGTTCAAAACTGCCCCTGTTCACCTCCTGCTGCCCTGCATGGGTAAAATTCCTCTGTGACCAGTATCCGGAATATAAGGATAATCTCTCCACCTGCCGTTCACCTCAGGAAATGTTCTCTGCAGTCATCAAAGAATACTACAGAGGATATGAGAAAAACCAGGGCAAAAAGACGGTTGTTGTGTCCATCATGCCGTGTACAGCAAAGAAGATGGAGGCCATCCGTCCCAACAGCTTTACCCATGGAGAGCAGAACACGGATATTGTCATCACGACTACAGAATTGATCCGTATGATCAAGAACTCCGGTATTGAATTCCCGACTCTGATCCCGGAAGCCTGTGATATGCCTTTCGGTTTCGGATCCGGCGCCGGCGTTATCTTCGGCGTAACCGGTGGTGTGACAGAAGCTATGCTCCGCCGTTTTGCGGACAAACACGACAAAGCAACTATGGATACCGTAGCCGAGACAGGTGCCCGCGGTGAGGAGGGAATCAAGGAATTCTCCGTCACCTACAAAGGCATCCCGCTGAATGTCTGTGTAGCCAGCGGACTGGCAAATGCCCAGACTGTCATGGAGAGGATCAAGAGCGGCGAAGCTCACTATCACATTGTTGAGATCATGGCATGCCGCCGTGGATGTATCATGGGAGGCGGCCAGCCGCCGAGAGCCGGTGATCGCACGAAAGCCGCCAGAAAAGACGGACTCTACAAAGCAGACAATGTTACCAGTATCCGAAAGGCCGACGAGAACCCCCTTGTCATGTCACTGTATGATACCTTATTAAAAGGAAAAGAACACGAACTTCTGCACAATGACAGCTATTAA